Sequence from the Microbacterium dextranolyticum genome:
GACGAGCTCGCGCACCCAGCGCACTCCCTCGGGATCGAGGCCGTTGACCGGCTCGTCCAGGATCAGCGTGCCGGGGTCTCCCAGGAGGGCGGCGGCGATGCCGAGTCGCTGCCCCATGCCGAGTGAGAACTTGCCGGCGCGCTTGCGGGCGACCGATTCGAGGCCCGTCAGCGCGATGACGTCGTCGACACGTGTGTTCGGGATGCCATGGGTGGCGGCCATGGCGCGCAGATGAGCCCGTGCGGAACGTCCGGTGTGCACCGCCTTGGCGTCCAGCAGGACGCCGACTTCGGTCAGTGGCGAGCGGCTCCTCGCGTAGGGATGCCCGCCCACCGTGACCCGGCCCGCGGTCGGGGCATCCAAGCCCACGATCATCCGCATCGTGGTGGACTTCCCGGCGCCGTTCGGCCCGAGGAATCCGGTCACCTGACCGGGACGGACCGTGAACGACACATCGTCCACGGCGGTACGCGATCCATATCTCTTCGTGAGGTTCTCAGCGACGATCATGCTCCGACGCTACGGGGTCGGTCCCGGTGGGGCATCCTGCCTGAGGATGAGATCGGCCGCGCATCCTGTCGTCCCTCCGGTGGATGCGCGGCCGATTTCGGCTCCGGCGTCGCGGGTCAGCTCTCCCCGTCGCGCTCCTGAACGGACAGAGCACGTTCGACGCCCGCGAGGTTCTCGTTCACGAGGCGACGCAAAGCCGCGGGGGCGTCGGCGTGCGCGGCCAGCCACCGTCGCGTCGCATCGCGCAGCGCCGTCGAGGCGAGCGGGGCCGGGTACAGGCCGGTGATGAGGTAGTTGGCGATCTGGTACGTGCGCGACTCCCAGACCGGGAGCAGCATCTCGAAGTAGCGATCGACGAACGCGTCGAGCACGTCCACGCCGGCCGGGTGCACGAAGCCGAGAGCGGCCGAGCGCACCACGGTGTTCGGGAGGTCGGAGTTCTCGACCAGCGACGCCCACGCGACGCGTTTGGCGTCGACCGTCGGCAGCGCGGCCTTCGCCTGAGCGGCGAACTCCCCGCCCTTGGACGTGTTGTCCGCGGCGAGTGCGCTGTCGATCTGCTCGGCCGTCACGAGGCCTCCCGCGGCGAGCGAGACGAGCAGCGTCCACGACAGATCTGCGTCGATGTCGAGTCCCGCGAGGACGGTCTCGCCGTCGCGGAGCGACCGCACCTGCTCCCAATGCTTCGGAGCGGCGGCGGCCGAGGCGAACGCGGTCACGAACTGCAGCTGGCTGTCGCTGCCCTGCTCGGCACGCGTCGCCAGCTCCCACAGGCCGTCCGCGACGCGTTCGCGCGCGGCGGTCCGCTTCTCAGGGGCGACGTACGCGTTTGCGGCGAGCTGGAGCTGCCCGAGCGTGGTGCGAACGGTGGTCGACTCGGTCTCGGAGCCGATGTTGCTCAGCACCAGGTCGATGTAGTCCGAGGCCGACGCCTCCGCATCGCGGGTCTGGTCCCACGCGGCGCCCCACACGAGCGATCGCGCGAGCGGGTCGCTGATGCCGGCGAGGTGGTCGACCGCGGTCGCGAGCGAGCGGGCATCGAGACGGATCTTCGCGTAGGCGAGGTCGTCGTCGTTCAGCAGGATGAGGTCGGGCTGACGCTCGCCGATCAGCTCGGGAACCTCGGTGAGGTCTCCGTCGACGTCGAGCTCCACGTGATGGGTGCGCACGAGCGACTGGCCCTCCAGGGCGTAGAAGCCGACTCCCAGGCGGTGCGGACGGATCGTGGGATAGTCGGCCGGCGCCGTCTGCACGATGGCGAAGCGGGAGATGACGCCGTCGTCCCCGACGCGCAGCTCCGGCGCGAGCGTGTTCACCCCGGCGGTCTCGAGCCACTTCTTCGACCACTCCGACAGCTCGCGCCCGCTGGTGGCTTCGAGCTCCACCAGCAGGTCGCTGAGCTCGGTGTTGCCGAACGCATGCTTCTGGAAGTACTGCCCGACCCCGGCGAAGAAGGCGTCGATGCCGACCCACGCGGCCAGCTGCTTGAGCACCGACCCGCCCTTGGCGTAGGTGATGCCGTCGAAGTTGACCTGCACGTCGTCGAGGTCGTTGATCGTCGCGACCACCGGGTGGGTCGACGGCAGCTGGTCCTGGCGATATGCCCAGGTCTTCTCCATCGCGTTGAAGGTGGTCCAGGCCTCGGTCCACTCCGTGGCCTCGGCCGTCGCGATCGTCGACGCCCACTCGGCGAACGACTCGTTCAGCCAGAGATCGTTCCACCACTTCATCGTCACGAGGTCACCGAACCACATGTGGGCCAGTTCGTGCAGGATCGTGACGACGCGGCGTTCCTTGACGGCATCCGTCACCTTGCTGCGGAACACGTACGTCTCGGTGAACGTGACCGCTCCCGCGTTCTCCATCGCACCCGCATTGAACTCGGGCACGAACAGCTGGTCGTACTTCGCGAACGGGTACGGAACCCCGAACTTCTCCTCGTAGTAGGCGAAGCCCTCACGGGTCTTGTCGAAGATGTAGTCGGCGTCGAGGTGCTGCCACAGGCTCTTGCGCCCGTACACGCCGAGGGGGACGACCCGGCCCGACGCGCTCGTGAGCTCCGAGAAGGTGGACTCGTAGGGTCCGGCGACGATCGCCGTGATGTACGAGGAGATGCGCGGGGTCGCCTCGAAAGCCCAGGTCGCCGCGCCGACCGCTGCGGGAACCGGCTCGGGAGTCGGGGAGTTGGAGACGACCTTCCAGGCCTCGGGTGCCGTGATGGTGAAGGTGAACTCCGCCTTCAGATCGGGCTGTTCGAACACCGCGAAGACGCGCCGGGAATCCGGCACTTCGAACTGCGAATAGAGGTAGACCTCGCCGTCGACGGGGTCGACGAAGCGGTGCAGGCCTTCGCCGGTGTTCGTGTAGAGGCAGTCGGCGTCGACGATGAGTTCGTTCTGCGCCGCGAGTCCGTGAAGCGCGATGCGCGAGTCGGCGAACACCGCAGACGGATCGAGAGTCGCGCCGTTGAGGGTGATCTCGTGCACGTCGCGCGCGATCAGGTCGATGAAGGTCGACCCGCCGTCGACGGCCGCGAAGCGGACGACGGTGCGCGAGCGGAACACCTCGGGACCGGTCGTGAGGTCGAGGGCGATGTCGTAGGTCATCCCCGGCGAGGGGTCGACGACGGCACGGCGCTCCTGCGCCTCGGTGCGGGTGAGGTTCTGTCCAGGCACTGCGATTCTCCCGAGGGTGAGGGTGGGATGCCGCGGACCGACGCTGCTGGCGCCGACGGCAACCTGACCAGCCTACGCGCTCGCCGATTCGCGCCGCACGTGGCGGCGCGCATGGGCGATCGCGGAGGGCAGATCGATGAAGAGGTGGTTGTGGTGGCGGAGCGAGCCGAGCACGCCGACGGTCCGGAAAAGCCCCTCGTGACGCGGCTGCACGCCCTTGATGAGGACGGTGACCCCCCGCCGTTCGAGCGTCTGCACGATGTCGCCGAGCGCGCGAGCGCCGGTCGCATCGACCAGTTCGAGCCGGCTCATGCGCAGGATGACGACCGACACGTCGCGCACACCGTC
This genomic interval carries:
- a CDS encoding ABC transporter ATP-binding protein encodes the protein MIVAENLTKRYGSRTAVDDVSFTVRPGQVTGFLGPNGAGKSTTMRMIVGLDAPTAGRVTVGGHPYARSRSPLTEVGVLLDAKAVHTGRSARAHLRAMAATHGIPNTRVDDVIALTGLESVARKRAGKFSLGMGQRLGIAAALLGDPGTLILDEPVNGLDPEGVRWVRELVRHLAAEGRTVLLSSHLMSEMSQTADHVIVLGRGRVLADASLADLVHAWTRSEVLVRTPRAADLAAALGAADVTVGDAGGGALVVAGLPASRIGDIAADRGIPLHELTPRTGSLEEAYMALTEGSVEYKSKDIA
- the pepN gene encoding aminopeptidase N translates to MPGQNLTRTEAQERRAVVDPSPGMTYDIALDLTTGPEVFRSRTVVRFAAVDGGSTFIDLIARDVHEITLNGATLDPSAVFADSRIALHGLAAQNELIVDADCLYTNTGEGLHRFVDPVDGEVYLYSQFEVPDSRRVFAVFEQPDLKAEFTFTITAPEAWKVVSNSPTPEPVPAAVGAATWAFEATPRISSYITAIVAGPYESTFSELTSASGRVVPLGVYGRKSLWQHLDADYIFDKTREGFAYYEEKFGVPYPFAKYDQLFVPEFNAGAMENAGAVTFTETYVFRSKVTDAVKERRVVTILHELAHMWFGDLVTMKWWNDLWLNESFAEWASTIATAEATEWTEAWTTFNAMEKTWAYRQDQLPSTHPVVATINDLDDVQVNFDGITYAKGGSVLKQLAAWVGIDAFFAGVGQYFQKHAFGNTELSDLLVELEATSGRELSEWSKKWLETAGVNTLAPELRVGDDGVISRFAIVQTAPADYPTIRPHRLGVGFYALEGQSLVRTHHVELDVDGDLTEVPELIGERQPDLILLNDDDLAYAKIRLDARSLATAVDHLAGISDPLARSLVWGAAWDQTRDAEASASDYIDLVLSNIGSETESTTVRTTLGQLQLAANAYVAPEKRTAARERVADGLWELATRAEQGSDSQLQFVTAFASAAAAPKHWEQVRSLRDGETVLAGLDIDADLSWTLLVSLAAGGLVTAEQIDSALAADNTSKGGEFAAQAKAALPTVDAKRVAWASLVENSDLPNTVVRSAALGFVHPAGVDVLDAFVDRYFEMLLPVWESRTYQIANYLITGLYPAPLASTALRDATRRWLAAHADAPAALRRLVNENLAGVERALSVQERDGES